A portion of the Paenibacillus marchantiae genome contains these proteins:
- a CDS encoding Crp/Fnr family transcriptional regulator — protein sequence MREQLSVLEKRGNTNCFSEANFNHLLVTMKDRTYPEGTHLYWEGDVSDKLYYMKRGRAQITKSTDEGKELIMYMYQAGDMIGQADPFFGSKHSFSAEVLEDSEIGVLEHKDLEMLICQHCDFAIDFMKWMGIHHRLTQTKFRDLMLYGKPGALCSTLIRLSNSYGEPHGEHVMIHKKITHTDLSNMIGATRESVNRMLSDLRKKDAIEYDNGMIVIKDLHMLQGICHCELCPNEICRI from the coding sequence ATGAGAGAACAACTGAGTGTACTGGAAAAACGCGGAAATACCAACTGTTTCTCGGAAGCGAATTTCAACCATCTGCTCGTAACGATGAAGGACAGAACCTATCCGGAAGGAACCCATCTGTATTGGGAGGGAGATGTCTCTGACAAACTTTATTATATGAAACGAGGCCGTGCTCAGATCACCAAATCCACGGATGAAGGCAAGGAATTGATTATGTACATGTATCAAGCCGGTGATATGATTGGGCAGGCTGATCCGTTCTTTGGATCGAAACACAGCTTTTCGGCGGAAGTGCTGGAGGATAGTGAGATCGGCGTACTGGAGCATAAAGACCTGGAAATGCTGATCTGCCAACATTGTGACTTTGCGATCGACTTTATGAAATGGATGGGTATCCATCATCGGTTAACCCAAACCAAATTCCGTGATCTGATGTTATATGGCAAACCGGGCGCACTCTGCTCTACGCTGATTCGATTGTCCAATTCCTACGGCGAGCCTCATGGAGAGCATGTCATGATTCATAAAAAAATAACACACACGGATCTGTCCAATATGATTGGAGCGACCCGTGAAAGTGTCAACCGCATGTTAAGCGATTTGCGTAAAAAAGACGCCATTGAATACGATAACGGCATGATTGTCATCAAGGATCTGCACATGCTCCAGGGCATCTGTCACTGTGAATTATGTCCTAACGAGATTTGCCGAATCTGA
- a CDS encoding ThuA domain-containing protein, with the protein MINVTIWNEFVHEKIHDEVKEVYPDGLHMALANGLGGEGFAIRTATLDQPEHGLSDEVLNSTDVLIWWGHMAHERVSDEITQKVAQRVLDGMGLIVLHSGHFSKPFKALMGTSCDLKWREANEQEIIWCVNPSHPIAEGINSKIILEKEEMYGEFFDIPVPDELVFVSNFQGGEVFRSGCTFLRGSGKIFYFRPGHETYPTFYNPEILKVISNGVKWAYPTRNVKPEFGFSEPVRSLGNVLV; encoded by the coding sequence ATGATTAACGTCACCATTTGGAATGAATTTGTCCATGAGAAAATTCATGATGAAGTAAAAGAAGTCTACCCTGACGGTTTGCACATGGCGTTGGCAAACGGGCTGGGAGGCGAAGGCTTTGCCATTCGCACTGCAACACTGGATCAGCCTGAGCATGGATTAAGTGATGAGGTGCTGAATTCGACAGATGTGCTTATATGGTGGGGACATATGGCGCATGAGCGTGTGAGCGACGAGATTACACAGAAGGTTGCACAGCGAGTCCTGGATGGTATGGGGTTGATTGTGCTGCACTCTGGTCACTTCTCCAAGCCATTCAAAGCGCTGATGGGCACAAGTTGTGATCTGAAATGGCGTGAAGCTAATGAGCAGGAGATTATCTGGTGTGTGAATCCGTCCCATCCGATTGCCGAGGGAATCAATAGCAAGATCATTCTGGAAAAAGAAGAAATGTACGGAGAATTCTTCGATATTCCAGTACCGGATGAACTGGTGTTTGTAAGTAATTTCCAAGGCGGAGAGGTATTCCGAAGCGGATGCACGTTCCTCCGCGGTTCAGGAAAAATCTTCTATTTCCGTCCAGGTCATGAAACATACCCGACCTTCTACAATCCGGAAATTTTAAAAGTGATCAGCAATGGAGTGAAGTGGGCATATCCTACGCGCAACGTTAAGCCGGAATTTGGCTTCAGCGAGCCTGTAAGATCACTTGGTAACGTGCTGGTTTAA
- the adhE gene encoding bifunctional acetaldehyde-CoA/alcohol dehydrogenase — protein MAVKNEVAPVKEPTAGQYIQTLIDKANKAHAAFMSMDQKQIDRIVQAMALAGLDKHMMLAKMAVEETGRGVYEDKITKNIFATEYVYHSIKYDKTVGVIEDNEYESFQKIAEPVGIIMGITPVTNPTSTTMFKALISIKTRNPIIFGFHPSAQNCSREAAKILLDAAVKHGAPADCIQWIDDPSMDRTNALMNHNDVALILATGGSGMVRAAYSCGKPALGVGPGNVPCFIEKSADINQAVTDLILSKSFDNGMICASEQAVIIEEPIFDQVKKKMIANGCYFVNKDEAAKLTAGAINAEKCAVNPAIVGQSAVSIAQMCGIEVPANTKILVAEIEGVGTKFPLSAEKLSPVLACYKVKTAAEGIERAAEVVAFGGMGHSSVIHSTNEEVISKFADRLQTGRIIVNSPSTHGAIGDIYNTNMPSLTLGCGSYGRNSTSSNVTAVNLINVKRVARRTVNMQWFKVPNKVYFEKGATQYLAKMPDITRVAIITDAMMVKLGYVEKVEHYLRQRQMPVAIEVFSDVEPDPSTTTVDRGTEMMRRFQPDCIIALGGGSPMDAAKAMWLFYEYPDTDFNDLKQKFMDIRKRIYKYPRLGVKAKFVAIPTTSGTGSEVTSFAVITDKNQGNTKYPLADYELTPDVAIVDPEFVYSLPKTAVADTGMDVLTHAIEAYVSVMANDYTDGLAIKAIQLVFQYLEQSALQGDKLAREKMHNASTIAGMAFANAFLGINHSLAHKWGGQYHTAHGRTNAILMPHVIRYNAKKPTKFASFPKYSHFVADERYAEIARILGLPARTTEEGVTSLINAIRKLNKTLGIEESFQEIGFDAKDFEAHVDYLADRAFEDQCTTANPKLPLVTELADVYRNAFYGKFE, from the coding sequence ATGGCTGTAAAGAACGAAGTCGCCCCAGTAAAAGAACCGACAGCAGGTCAGTATATTCAAACGTTAATTGACAAAGCGAATAAAGCACATGCAGCATTCATGTCCATGGATCAGAAACAGATTGACCGCATCGTGCAAGCGATGGCGCTGGCAGGTCTGGACAAACATATGATGCTCGCCAAAATGGCCGTGGAAGAAACAGGTCGGGGTGTGTATGAGGATAAAATCACCAAAAATATATTTGCAACAGAATATGTGTATCATAGCATAAAATATGACAAAACAGTAGGGGTTATCGAAGATAACGAGTACGAAAGCTTCCAGAAAATTGCGGAGCCTGTCGGCATCATCATGGGAATTACCCCGGTAACGAATCCGACATCCACCACGATGTTCAAAGCACTGATTTCCATCAAAACGCGTAACCCAATCATCTTCGGTTTCCACCCATCTGCACAGAACTGTAGCCGGGAAGCCGCCAAAATCCTGCTTGATGCTGCAGTGAAGCATGGTGCTCCAGCGGATTGTATCCAGTGGATTGATGATCCTTCCATGGATCGCACAAACGCACTGATGAATCATAACGATGTGGCGCTCATTCTGGCAACAGGCGGATCAGGTATGGTACGGGCTGCATACAGCTGTGGTAAACCAGCACTGGGCGTAGGGCCAGGGAACGTACCTTGCTTTATTGAGAAAAGCGCAGATATCAATCAAGCAGTAACGGATCTGATTTTGTCCAAATCGTTCGATAACGGCATGATTTGTGCTTCCGAGCAAGCAGTCATCATCGAAGAACCGATCTTCGATCAGGTGAAAAAGAAAATGATCGCGAACGGCTGTTACTTCGTCAACAAGGATGAGGCAGCGAAACTGACCGCAGGTGCGATTAATGCTGAGAAATGTGCGGTGAACCCGGCGATTGTTGGTCAATCTGCAGTCAGCATTGCGCAAATGTGCGGTATCGAGGTCCCTGCTAACACCAAAATTCTCGTAGCCGAGATTGAAGGGGTAGGTACAAAATTCCCGTTGTCGGCTGAAAAACTAAGCCCGGTACTGGCTTGTTACAAAGTGAAAACGGCAGCTGAAGGGATTGAGCGCGCAGCAGAAGTGGTTGCTTTTGGCGGCATGGGTCACTCCTCTGTTATTCATTCGACGAACGAAGAAGTCATTAGCAAATTCGCAGATCGCCTGCAAACCGGACGGATTATCGTGAATTCGCCATCCACACACGGCGCCATCGGTGACATCTATAACACCAACATGCCGTCACTGACATTGGGCTGCGGATCGTATGGACGTAACTCGACTTCTTCCAACGTAACCGCTGTAAACTTAATCAACGTGAAAAGGGTGGCTCGCCGTACCGTGAATATGCAGTGGTTCAAAGTGCCGAACAAAGTTTACTTCGAAAAAGGTGCAACACAGTATCTTGCCAAAATGCCTGACATCACACGCGTAGCCATTATTACGGATGCCATGATGGTCAAACTTGGTTATGTGGAAAAAGTAGAGCACTATCTGCGTCAACGTCAAATGCCGGTAGCTATTGAAGTGTTCTCTGATGTTGAACCCGATCCATCCACAACAACGGTAGACCGCGGTACGGAAATGATGCGCCGCTTCCAGCCAGACTGCATTATCGCACTCGGCGGGGGATCACCGATGGATGCTGCCAAAGCGATGTGGCTGTTCTATGAATATCCTGACACGGATTTCAACGATTTGAAGCAAAAATTCATGGATATCCGCAAACGGATCTACAAATATCCACGTCTTGGCGTGAAAGCGAAATTCGTAGCGATCCCGACAACTTCGGGCACAGGTTCGGAAGTAACATCGTTCGCAGTTATTACAGATAAAAATCAAGGCAATACGAAATATCCGCTGGCAGACTACGAGTTAACACCAGACGTAGCCATTGTAGACCCGGAATTCGTATACTCTCTGCCTAAAACCGCTGTTGCGGATACAGGTATGGACGTATTGACTCACGCCATTGAAGCATATGTATCCGTCATGGCGAATGATTACACGGATGGACTCGCGATCAAAGCGATTCAACTGGTATTCCAATACCTCGAGCAATCTGCGCTGCAAGGTGACAAATTGGCTCGTGAGAAAATGCATAACGCTTCGACGATTGCCGGTATGGCTTTTGCCAACGCGTTCCTGGGCATTAACCACAGCTTGGCACACAAATGGGGCGGTCAGTACCACACCGCACATGGACGTACCAATGCGATCCTGATGCCGCACGTCATTCGCTACAATGCGAAAAAACCGACGAAGTTTGCATCGTTCCCGAAATATTCGCACTTTGTTGCTGATGAGCGTTATGCCGAAATTGCCCGCATTCTGGGATTGCCTGCGCGTACAACAGAAGAAGGGGTTACCAGCCTCATCAATGCAATTCGCAAACTGAACAAAACATTGGGTATTGAAGAGTCGTTCCAGGAAATCGGATTTGACGCCAAAGACTTTGAGGCACATGTCGATTATTTAGCAGACCGCGCATTCGAGGACCAATGTACAACAGCCAATCCAAAACTGCCGCTAGTGACTGAACTGGCTGATGTATATCGCAACGCATTCTACGGCAAGTTTGAATAA
- the pflB gene encoding formate C-acetyltransferase: protein MSVIEKDVKQQTGWRNFTKGTWTKSVDVNDFLARNLSPYYGDEAFLAGATQNTKELWDIVSDLTKKERDNGGVLDVDVNTPATIVSHQPGYLDKSKEQIVGVQTDAPFKRSIQPFGGIRMMIDACEAYGFEMPQGVIDIFTNIRKTHNQGVFDAYTSEMRAARKAGIITGLPDAYGRGRIIGDYRRVALYGVDFLIRNKKGELNALEVDVIDEDVIRLREELSEQIRALQELKQLGEMHGFDISLPATTAKEAFQWLYFGYLAAIKEQNGAAMSLGRVSSFLDIYIERDLQEGLLTEEQAQELVDHFVMKLRIVKFLRTPDYNELFSGDPTWVTESIGGMSVNGETRVTKSSFRFLHTLNNLGPAPEPNLTVLWSTKLPEAFKQYCTKVSIETSSIQYENDDLMRPIYGDDYGIACCVSAMKIGKQMQFFGARANLAKALLYAINGGRDEKSGAQVGPEYPAITSEVLEYNEVMKRFKPMMEWLAKLYMNSLNVIHYMHDKYSYERIEMALHDRDIVRTMACGIAGLSVAADSLSAIKYAKVKPIRNEQGIAIDFEIEGDFPCYGNNEDSVDSIAVELVESFMGMIRKHKAYRNAIPTQSVLTITSNVVYGKKTGTTPDGRKAGEPFAPGANPMHGRDKKGALASLGSVAKLPYEHSLDGISNTFSIVPKALGKESDTRKSNLVAMMDGYFGQGAHHLNVNVFDRQQLIDAMDHPENYPQLTVRVSGYAVNFIKLTREQQLDVINRTFHGSM, encoded by the coding sequence ATGTCGGTGATCGAAAAAGATGTCAAACAACAAACAGGCTGGAGAAACTTTACCAAAGGAACATGGACGAAATCCGTAGATGTGAATGATTTTCTGGCACGCAACTTATCACCTTACTATGGCGACGAAGCATTCCTTGCAGGCGCAACTCAGAATACGAAAGAGTTATGGGATATCGTATCTGATCTTACCAAAAAAGAGCGCGATAACGGCGGGGTACTTGATGTTGACGTAAACACGCCAGCAACGATTGTTTCTCACCAACCAGGTTATCTGGATAAATCCAAAGAACAGATTGTTGGTGTTCAAACGGATGCTCCATTCAAACGTTCCATTCAGCCATTCGGTGGAATTCGCATGATGATTGATGCTTGTGAAGCTTATGGTTTTGAAATGCCTCAAGGCGTCATAGATATATTTACGAACATCCGTAAAACACATAACCAGGGCGTATTTGATGCTTATACATCTGAAATGCGTGCAGCACGTAAAGCAGGGATTATTACCGGTCTGCCTGATGCTTACGGCCGTGGCCGGATCATCGGTGACTATCGCCGGGTAGCTCTGTACGGCGTGGACTTCCTGATTCGAAATAAAAAAGGTGAGCTGAATGCACTTGAAGTCGATGTGATTGATGAAGATGTCATTCGCCTCCGCGAAGAACTGTCCGAACAGATTCGTGCATTGCAAGAGTTGAAACAACTGGGTGAAATGCATGGTTTCGATATTTCTTTGCCAGCCACAACCGCAAAAGAAGCGTTCCAATGGCTCTACTTCGGTTACCTGGCTGCGATTAAAGAGCAAAATGGTGCGGCGATGTCGCTCGGACGTGTTTCTTCGTTCCTTGATATTTACATTGAACGTGACTTGCAAGAAGGCTTGCTAACTGAAGAACAGGCTCAAGAACTGGTTGACCATTTTGTTATGAAACTGCGGATCGTCAAATTCCTGCGTACGCCGGATTATAATGAATTGTTCAGTGGAGACCCAACATGGGTAACTGAATCCATCGGTGGCATGTCCGTAAATGGAGAAACCCGTGTTACGAAAAGCAGCTTCCGTTTCCTGCACACTTTGAACAACCTTGGTCCTGCACCTGAGCCGAATCTTACTGTACTTTGGTCCACCAAGCTTCCGGAAGCGTTCAAACAATACTGTACGAAAGTATCCATCGAAACGAGCTCCATCCAGTATGAAAATGATGATCTGATGCGTCCGATCTATGGAGACGATTATGGTATTGCTTGCTGTGTATCTGCGATGAAGATCGGGAAACAAATGCAGTTCTTCGGCGCTCGTGCCAACCTGGCAAAAGCATTGCTGTATGCAATCAACGGCGGTCGTGATGAGAAATCGGGAGCACAAGTTGGACCTGAATATCCGGCGATCACAAGCGAAGTGCTGGAGTACAATGAAGTTATGAAACGTTTCAAACCGATGATGGAATGGCTTGCCAAACTGTATATGAACTCACTCAACGTCATTCACTACATGCATGACAAATACAGCTATGAGCGTATTGAAATGGCCCTGCATGACCGCGACATCGTACGTACGATGGCTTGTGGTATTGCTGGCCTCTCGGTTGCAGCAGACTCTCTGAGTGCCATCAAGTATGCGAAAGTCAAACCGATCCGCAACGAACAAGGCATCGCAATTGATTTTGAAATTGAAGGCGACTTCCCTTGTTACGGTAACAATGAAGACAGTGTGGATAGCATCGCAGTTGAACTGGTGGAAAGCTTCATGGGCATGATTCGCAAACACAAAGCGTATCGTAATGCGATCCCAACACAGTCTGTACTGACGATCACATCGAACGTAGTGTACGGCAAGAAAACAGGTACAACACCGGATGGCCGTAAAGCAGGCGAACCGTTTGCTCCAGGGGCGAACCCAATGCATGGTCGGGACAAAAAAGGTGCACTGGCATCCCTTGGCTCAGTAGCCAAATTGCCGTACGAACACAGCCTTGACGGGATCTCTAACACATTCTCCATCGTGCCTAAAGCACTCGGAAAAGAGTCAGACACACGTAAATCCAATCTGGTTGCCATGATGGACGGTTATTTTGGTCAAGGGGCACACCATCTGAACGTGAACGTATTTGATCGCCAGCAGTTGATTGACGCGATGGATCACCCGGAAAACTATCCGCAGCTGACAGTACGGGTATCCGGTTACGCGGTTAACTTCATCAAACTGACACGTGAGCAACAACTTGATGTCATTAACCGGACCTTCCACGGTTCGATGTAA
- a CDS encoding winged helix-turn-helix transcriptional regulator has translation MCPRFETAFSFLGKRWNGLIIQTLMSGSKRFKDISNLIPSMSDKMLSERMKDLESEGILIRHVYPETPVRIEYELTEKGKALQPVMNQIQDWAEQWVE, from the coding sequence ATGTGTCCGCGCTTTGAGACGGCGTTTTCTTTCTTGGGTAAGCGCTGGAACGGTTTGATTATTCAAACGTTGATGAGTGGTTCGAAGCGGTTCAAGGATATCTCCAACCTGATTCCATCGATGAGTGATAAGATGTTGTCAGAACGGATGAAAGATCTGGAAAGCGAAGGAATTCTGATCCGTCATGTCTATCCGGAGACGCCAGTTCGTATTGAATATGAACTGACAGAGAAAGGCAAGGCGCTACAGCCCGTTATGAATCAAATTCAAGACTGGGCAGAGCAGTGGGTTGAGTAG